Below is a genomic region from Mycolicibacter hiberniae.
GCGGCCTGTTCCCGATGGACGTGCCGGTGTTCGCCACCGGGTTCTACGACACCTTCGGCTATGAGCGTCCGGTGTACACGCTGAGCCATGACCTGATCTTCACCGGGTACACCGCCGACTTCTTCCGCAAGACCGGCTTCATCCCGGCAAACCATGCCAACGCCGACGAAGCCCTGCGCTCCGGTGGTGTGGTGGTGGTCTTCCCGGGCGGTGACTACGACGTCTACCGGCCCACCCTGGCTGAGAACACGGTCGACTTCGGCGGGCGCAAAGGCTATATCCGCGCTGCGATCAACGCCGGAGTGCCCCTTGTGCCGACCGTCGCGATCGGCGGCCAGGAAAGCCAGCTCTACCTGTCGCGCGGCACCGGGCTGGCCAAGGCCCTGCGGCTGGACAAGCTGATGCGGGTCAAGATTCTGCCGATCTCGTTCGGTTTCCCCTTCGGTCTTTCCGCGGTGTTGCCGGTCAATGTGCCGCTGCCCACCAAGATCGTCATGCAGGTGTGTGAGCCGATCGACATTGTCGCCGAGTTCGGACAGGACCCGGACATCGACGTCGTCGACGCCTATGTGCGTGCCGTCATGCAAGACGCGCTGGATCGGCTCGCCCGCGAGCGCCGTCTCCCGATCCTGGGCTGACCGGTATGGCCCCGTTGGACTCTCTGAACCGGGTCGGCTCGATGCTGGCCACTTTCACCCGCGTCGGGCTGCTGGCGCCGATGCGCCCCGACAAGTACGTCCGGATCGCCGCCGCGGCCGTCCGCGAGGGC
It encodes:
- a CDS encoding 1-acyl-sn-glycerol-3-phosphate acyltransferase; amino-acid sequence: MGLLRPFIKGYHRAEIRGLESFPNGGALVVSNHSGGLFPMDVPVFATGFYDTFGYERPVYTLSHDLIFTGYTADFFRKTGFIPANHANADEALRSGGVVVVFPGGDYDVYRPTLAENTVDFGGRKGYIRAAINAGVPLVPTVAIGGQESQLYLSRGTGLAKALRLDKLMRVKILPISFGFPFGLSAVLPVNVPLPTKIVMQVCEPIDIVAEFGQDPDIDVVDAYVRAVMQDALDRLARERRLPILG